The following proteins come from a genomic window of Solea solea chromosome 3, fSolSol10.1, whole genome shotgun sequence:
- the LOC131455970 gene encoding dynactin subunit 1-like isoform X3, protein MALSRRHSYTPRLTSPLISKMSSAGTVESGKPPKIGSIVEVTGKGQRGTVAYIGATLFASGKWVGVILDEPKGKNDGTVQGKRYFNCQENHGIFVRQSQIQVVEEGSSATSPDIPESGTAKTLRLRDIPETPKASKQTPLTIKKWNTPRLAPAISLPSLLVRPSGRYSLPMTASRESLSSSLSDVSEVSLSSHQGALGAPVMPQPSGSSAAAAVPATPSKEEPAISKQEEESLRAQVKDLEEKLETLKMKRTEDKAKLKELEKHKIQLEQLQEWKNKMQEQQTELQKQLKEAKKEAREAQEAKDHYMEEMSDTADAIEMATLDKEMAEERAESLQVEVETLKEKVEELSMDLEILRHEISEKGSDGAASSYHVKQLEEQNSRLKEALVRMRDLSASEKQEHVKLQKQMEKKNTELETLRTQKEKLQDEVKQAEATIDELKEQVDAALGSEEMVETLTERNLDLEEKVRELRETVTDLEAINEMNDELQENARETEMELREQVDMSSAKVREAEKRVEAAQETVADYQQTINKYRELTTGLQDANRELISQQNANAEQVQQPPAELFDFKIKFAETKAYAKAIEMELRKMEVAQSSRQVSLLTSFMPDSFLRHGGDHDCILVLLLIPRLICKADLISKQAQEKFDLNGNLVQGTALRGPPGEQRSFAAGLVYSLNLLQATLHKYEQALNTCSVEVFKRMGTLYSEMTFHERSLDYFIDLLYKDQLDETVQVEPLTKAIKYYQQLYSVHLADHTEDCTVQLADHIKFTQSALDCMGVEVARLRAFLAAGQESSNLAVLLKDLDTSCSDIRQFCKKIRRRMPGTDVVGVPAALNYGPEVSETLTESRRQLTRVVAVLQEVAAAGAQMAAPLPEQEGLNALKMDDITFKAVEQVYGSHGQSDPECLRQSCSSVIATMNKMATAMQEGEYDGDKPQCKTTPVEMRAATVRAEMTDAEGLGVKLEDRETVIKELKKSLKIKGEELSEANVRLSLLEKKLDTSTKDADERVEKIQTKLNENLALLKKKEKEFEETMDALQADIDQLEAEKAELKLRITNQSKMTIEGLRGSPASGIASLVQGVGGVPPSITGPMEVVDSPLLRQQVEVQRLGIKCLKNENNRLKAEKMRAQLASLPPLCPSKLPQVSKESSMPPEGLNTGIYRRTDQLLATLLKLSTEFKVVDITGKTAVSASAQMLEQTARLQNLSDALDKLKGEVAEHVVSYQPGAKASSDFATFPVSSFVKAKQEKQGKTVFVGRVSVPCARGQEQVHRLVLSQQQLQQVHSLLMA, encoded by the exons ATGGCTTTGAGCAGGCGACATTCTTATACCCCCAGG CTGACCAGCCCACTGATCAGCAAAATGAGCAGTGCAGGAACAGTGGAGAGTGGTAAACCTCCAAAA ATTGGTTCTATAGTAGAGGTGACGGGGAAGGGTCAGCGTGGCACTGTTGCCTACATTGGAGCCACACTCTTTGCCTCTGGGAAATGGGTGGGTGTCATACTAGATGAACCTAAAGGCAAAAATGATGGCACCGTGCAGGGAAAACGCTACTTCAACTGTCAGGAAAATCATGGGATATTTGTCAGACAATCACAG ATTCAAGTGGTGGAAGAAGGCTCAAGTGCCACCTCACCAGATATTCCTGAGTCTGGCACTGCCAAGACACTCAGACTAAGAG ACATTCCAGAGACTCCTAAAGCATCCAAGCAG ACCCCATTGACTATTAAGAAG TGGAACACACCACGCCTTGCACCTGCcatctccctcccctccctcttgGTGCGTCCCTCCGGCCGCTACAGCCTGCCAATGACG GCGTCTCGAGAGAGCCTGTCGTCCTCTCTGTCTGATGTCAGTGAGGTGAGCCTGTCCTCCCACCAGGGTGCACTGGGAGCTCCCGTCATGCCTCAGCCCAGTGGGTCATCTGCGGCAGCCGCAGTCCCAGCTACTCCCAGTAAG GAGGAACCTGCCATTTCCAAACAG GAGGAGGAATCACTGCGAGCTCAGGTCAAAGACCTGGAGGAGAAATTGGAGACATTGAAGATGAAGCGGACAGAGGACAAAGCCAAACTAAAGGAgcttgaaaaacacaaaattcagCTGGAGCAGCTTCAGGAATGGAAGAACAAAATGCAGGAACAGCAAACTGAGCTGCAGAAACAACTGAAAGAAGCCAAGAAG GAAGCCCGTGAAGCACAGGAGGCCAAGGACCACTACATGGAAGAAATGTCGGACACAGCAGATGCAATTGAGATGGCAACACTGGACAAAGAGATGGCTGAGGAGCGAGCAGAGTCGTTGCAAGTAGAGGTGGAAACACTGAAAGAGAAAGTGGAGGAGCTTTCCATGGACCTGGAGATCCTTAGACATGAGATTTCAGAGAAAG gCTCAGATGGAGCTGCCTCAAGCTACCATGTCAAACAGCTGGAGGAGCAGAACAGTAGACTGAAGGAGGCGCTAGTCag GATGCGTGACCTGTCTGCTTCAGAGAAACAGGAACATGTGAAGCTACAGAAgcagatggagaagaagaacacaGAGCTGGAGACTCTCAGGACGCAGAAGGAAAAACTACAGGATGAAGTCAAGCAGGCAGAGGCCACTATTGATGAACTGAAAGAGCAG GTGGATGCTGCTCTGGGTTCAGAGGAGATGGTGGAGACGCTGACAGAGAGGAACCTCGACTTGGAAGAGAAAGTCAGAGAGCTGAGAGAAACAGTCACAGATTTG GAGGCGATCAATGAGATGAATGATGAGCTGCAGGAGAACGCCAGGGAGACTGAAATGGAGTTGAGAGAACAGGTGGACATGAGCAGTGCAAAGGtcagggaggctgagaagagAGTTGAGGCTGCTCAAGAGACTGTTGCTGATTACCAACAGACGATCAACAAATACAGAGAGCTCACCACAGGGCTGCAG GATGCTAATAGGGAGCTGATCAGTCAGCAGAATGCCAATGCTGAACAAGTTCAGCAACCACCTGCAGAACTATTTGACTTTAAGATCAAATTTGCAGAGACCAAGGCCTACGCCAAG GCCATTGAGATGGAGCTGAGGAAAATGGAAGTGGCTCAGTCTAGCAGACAGGTTtccctcctcacctccttcATGCCAGACTCCTTTCTCCGTCATGGTGGAGATCATGACTGCATTTTGGTTCTTCTTCTTATCCCCAGGCTCATCTGCAAG GCTGATCTCATCAGTAAACAAGCCCAAGAGAAGTTTGACTTGAATGGGAACCTGGTGCAGGGGACAGCGTTGAGAGGTCCTCCAGGAGAACAGCGCAGTTTTGCTGCAGGACTGGTGTACTCCCTCAATCTGCTGCAGGCTACGCTGCACAAATATGAACA GGCTCTAAATACCTGCAGTGTAGAGGTTTTTAAGCGCATGGGTACACTTTACTCTGAAATGACCTTCCATGAGCGCTCCCTGGATTATTTCATTGATCTGCTGTATAAAGACCAGCTGGATGAGACTGTTCAGGTGGAGCCCCTGACTAAAGCTATCAAGTACTATCAG CAACTGTACAGTGTCCATCTGGCAGATCATACTGAGGACTGCACCGTGCAGCTGGCTGACCATATCAAG TTTACCCAGAGCGCCCTGGACTGTATGGGAGTGGAAGTTGCTCGTCTGCGGGCTTTCCTGGCGGCTGGTCAGGAGAGCTCCAACCTTGCCGTGCTTCTGAAGGACCTGGACACTTCCTGCTCTGACATCAGACAGTTCTGTAAGAAGATACGCCGTCGCATGCCTGGAACAGATGTGGTTGGAGTTCCTGCTGCTCTCAATTATGGACCAGAG GTGTCAGAGACGCTGACAGAGAGCAGACGCCAGCTGACCCGTGTGGTGGCCGTGCTGCAGGAAGTGGCAGCAGCTGGGGCTCAGATGGCTGCTCCGCTGCCAGAACAGGAAGGTCTCAATGCTCTCAAAATGGATGATATCACCTTCAAGGCTGTGGAGCAG GTTTATGGCTCCCATGGGCAGAGTGACCCAGAATGTCTGCGTCAGTCCTGCAGTTCTGTCATAGCTACCATGAACAAGATGGCTACTGCCATGCAAGAAGGAGAGTATGATGGTGACAAACCTCAGTGCAAG ACCACCCCTGTTGAGATGAGAGCAGCCACCGTCAGGGCCGAGATGACGGATGCTGAGGGTCTAGGAGTTAAACtagaagacagagagacagtaaTTAAGGAGCTCAAGAAGTCTCTCAAGATCAAG GGTGAGGAGCTGAGTGAAGCCAACGTTCGTCTGAGTCTGCTGGAGAAGAAGCTAGACACCTCCACCAAAGATGCAGATGAAAGAGTGGAGAAGATTCAGACCAAACTCAACGAGAATCTCGCCCtgttgaagaagaaagaaaa GGAATTTGAGGAAACAATGGATGCCCTGCAGGCTGATATCGACCAGCTGGAGGCGGAGAAGGCAGAGCTGAAACTACGCATCACGAACCAATCAAAGATGACCATCGAAGGCCTGAGAGGGTCACCTGCCTCTGGAATTGCCTCACTTGTTCAGGGTGTAGGAG GTGTTCCTCCATCCATAACCGGGCCAATGGAAGTGGTggactctcctctcctcagacaGCAGGTTGAGGTTCAGAGACTGGGCATTAAATGCCTcaagaatgaaaacaacagaCTCAAG GCAGAGAAGATGAGAGCCCAGCTGGCCTCTCTGCCTCCGCTCTGCCCCTCCAAACTGCCACAAGTGTCCAAAGAAAGTTCTATGCCTCCAGAGGGTCTGAACACTGGCATCTATCGTAGAACGGACCAACTGCTGGCGACACTGCTAAAGCTCAGTACAGAGTTTAAGGTGGTGGACATCACTGGGAAAACAGCAG TTAGTGCCAGTGCCCAGATGCTGGAGCAGACGGCTCGGCTGCAGAACCTCAGTGATGCTCTGGACAAACTCAAG GGAGAAGTAGCTGAACATGTAGTTTCATATCAGCCTGGAGCAAAGGCTTCCTCTGACTTTGCCACCTTCCCAGTCTCCTCCTTTGTTAAG GCTAAGCAAGAGAAGCAAGGAAAAACAGTGTTTGTAGGTCGTGTTTCCGTTCCATGCGCACGTGGACAGGAACAGGTCCACCGTCTCGTCctatcacagcagcagctgcagcaagtGCACTCCCTCCTTATGGCATAA
- the LOC131455970 gene encoding dynactin subunit 1-like isoform X5 gives MALSRRHSYTPRLTSPLISKMSSAGTVESGKPPKIGSIVEVTGKGQRGTVAYIGATLFASGKWVGVILDEPKGKNDGTVQGKRYFNCQENHGIFVRQSQIQVVEEGSSATSPDIPESGTAKTLRLRDIPETPKASKQTPLTIKKSSTRRSAKASRESLSSSLSDVSEVSLSSHQGALGAPVMPQPSGSSAAAAVPATPSKEEPAISKQEEESLRAQVKDLEEKLETLKMKRTEDKAKLKELEKHKIQLEQLQEWKNKMQEQQTELQKQLKEAKKEAREAQEAKDHYMEEMSDTADAIEMATLDKEMAEERAESLQVEVETLKEKVEELSMDLEILRHEISEKGSDGAASSYHVKQLEEQNSRLKEALVRMRDLSASEKQEHVKLQKQMEKKNTELETLRTQKEKLQDEVKQAEATIDELKEQVDAALGSEEMVETLTERNLDLEEKVRELRETVTDLEAINEMNDELQENARETEMELREQVDMSSAKVREAEKRVEAAQETVADYQQTINKYRELTTGLQDANRELISQQNANAEQVQQPPAELFDFKIKFAETKAYAKAIEMELRKMEVAQSSRQVSLLTSFMPDSFLRHGGDHDCILVLLLIPRLICKADLISKQAQEKFDLNGNLVQGTALRGPPGEQRSFAAGLVYSLNLLQATLHKYEQALNTCSVEVFKRMGTLYSEMTFHERSLDYFIDLLYKDQLDETVQVEPLTKAIKYYQQLYSVHLADHTEDCTVQLADHIKFTQSALDCMGVEVARLRAFLAAGQESSNLAVLLKDLDTSCSDIRQFCKKIRRRMPGTDVVGVPAALNYGPEVSETLTESRRQLTRVVAVLQEVAAAGAQMAAPLPEQEGLNALKMDDITFKAVEQVYGSHGQSDPECLRQSCSSVIATMNKMATAMQEGEYDGDKPQCKTTPVEMRAATVRAEMTDAEGLGVKLEDRETVIKELKKSLKIKGEELSEANVRLSLLEKKLDTSTKDADERVEKIQTKLNENLALLKKKEKEFEETMDALQADIDQLEAEKAELKLRITNQSKMTIEGLRGSPASGIASLVQGVGGVPPSITGPMEVVDSPLLRQQVEVQRLGIKCLKNENNRLKAEKMRAQLASLPPLCPSKLPQVSKESSMPPEGLNTGIYRRTDQLLATLLKLSTEFKVVDITGKTAVSASAQMLEQTARLQNLSDALDKLKGEVAEHVVSYQPGAKASSDFATFPVSSFVKAKQEKQGKTVFVGRVSVPCARGQEQVHRLVLSQQQLQQVHSLLMA, from the exons ATGGCTTTGAGCAGGCGACATTCTTATACCCCCAGG CTGACCAGCCCACTGATCAGCAAAATGAGCAGTGCAGGAACAGTGGAGAGTGGTAAACCTCCAAAA ATTGGTTCTATAGTAGAGGTGACGGGGAAGGGTCAGCGTGGCACTGTTGCCTACATTGGAGCCACACTCTTTGCCTCTGGGAAATGGGTGGGTGTCATACTAGATGAACCTAAAGGCAAAAATGATGGCACCGTGCAGGGAAAACGCTACTTCAACTGTCAGGAAAATCATGGGATATTTGTCAGACAATCACAG ATTCAAGTGGTGGAAGAAGGCTCAAGTGCCACCTCACCAGATATTCCTGAGTCTGGCACTGCCAAGACACTCAGACTAAGAG ACATTCCAGAGACTCCTAAAGCATCCAAGCAG ACCCCATTGACTATTAAGAAG tcTTCTACCCGCCGCTCTGCCAAG GCGTCTCGAGAGAGCCTGTCGTCCTCTCTGTCTGATGTCAGTGAGGTGAGCCTGTCCTCCCACCAGGGTGCACTGGGAGCTCCCGTCATGCCTCAGCCCAGTGGGTCATCTGCGGCAGCCGCAGTCCCAGCTACTCCCAGTAAG GAGGAACCTGCCATTTCCAAACAG GAGGAGGAATCACTGCGAGCTCAGGTCAAAGACCTGGAGGAGAAATTGGAGACATTGAAGATGAAGCGGACAGAGGACAAAGCCAAACTAAAGGAgcttgaaaaacacaaaattcagCTGGAGCAGCTTCAGGAATGGAAGAACAAAATGCAGGAACAGCAAACTGAGCTGCAGAAACAACTGAAAGAAGCCAAGAAG GAAGCCCGTGAAGCACAGGAGGCCAAGGACCACTACATGGAAGAAATGTCGGACACAGCAGATGCAATTGAGATGGCAACACTGGACAAAGAGATGGCTGAGGAGCGAGCAGAGTCGTTGCAAGTAGAGGTGGAAACACTGAAAGAGAAAGTGGAGGAGCTTTCCATGGACCTGGAGATCCTTAGACATGAGATTTCAGAGAAAG gCTCAGATGGAGCTGCCTCAAGCTACCATGTCAAACAGCTGGAGGAGCAGAACAGTAGACTGAAGGAGGCGCTAGTCag GATGCGTGACCTGTCTGCTTCAGAGAAACAGGAACATGTGAAGCTACAGAAgcagatggagaagaagaacacaGAGCTGGAGACTCTCAGGACGCAGAAGGAAAAACTACAGGATGAAGTCAAGCAGGCAGAGGCCACTATTGATGAACTGAAAGAGCAG GTGGATGCTGCTCTGGGTTCAGAGGAGATGGTGGAGACGCTGACAGAGAGGAACCTCGACTTGGAAGAGAAAGTCAGAGAGCTGAGAGAAACAGTCACAGATTTG GAGGCGATCAATGAGATGAATGATGAGCTGCAGGAGAACGCCAGGGAGACTGAAATGGAGTTGAGAGAACAGGTGGACATGAGCAGTGCAAAGGtcagggaggctgagaagagAGTTGAGGCTGCTCAAGAGACTGTTGCTGATTACCAACAGACGATCAACAAATACAGAGAGCTCACCACAGGGCTGCAG GATGCTAATAGGGAGCTGATCAGTCAGCAGAATGCCAATGCTGAACAAGTTCAGCAACCACCTGCAGAACTATTTGACTTTAAGATCAAATTTGCAGAGACCAAGGCCTACGCCAAG GCCATTGAGATGGAGCTGAGGAAAATGGAAGTGGCTCAGTCTAGCAGACAGGTTtccctcctcacctccttcATGCCAGACTCCTTTCTCCGTCATGGTGGAGATCATGACTGCATTTTGGTTCTTCTTCTTATCCCCAGGCTCATCTGCAAG GCTGATCTCATCAGTAAACAAGCCCAAGAGAAGTTTGACTTGAATGGGAACCTGGTGCAGGGGACAGCGTTGAGAGGTCCTCCAGGAGAACAGCGCAGTTTTGCTGCAGGACTGGTGTACTCCCTCAATCTGCTGCAGGCTACGCTGCACAAATATGAACA GGCTCTAAATACCTGCAGTGTAGAGGTTTTTAAGCGCATGGGTACACTTTACTCTGAAATGACCTTCCATGAGCGCTCCCTGGATTATTTCATTGATCTGCTGTATAAAGACCAGCTGGATGAGACTGTTCAGGTGGAGCCCCTGACTAAAGCTATCAAGTACTATCAG CAACTGTACAGTGTCCATCTGGCAGATCATACTGAGGACTGCACCGTGCAGCTGGCTGACCATATCAAG TTTACCCAGAGCGCCCTGGACTGTATGGGAGTGGAAGTTGCTCGTCTGCGGGCTTTCCTGGCGGCTGGTCAGGAGAGCTCCAACCTTGCCGTGCTTCTGAAGGACCTGGACACTTCCTGCTCTGACATCAGACAGTTCTGTAAGAAGATACGCCGTCGCATGCCTGGAACAGATGTGGTTGGAGTTCCTGCTGCTCTCAATTATGGACCAGAG GTGTCAGAGACGCTGACAGAGAGCAGACGCCAGCTGACCCGTGTGGTGGCCGTGCTGCAGGAAGTGGCAGCAGCTGGGGCTCAGATGGCTGCTCCGCTGCCAGAACAGGAAGGTCTCAATGCTCTCAAAATGGATGATATCACCTTCAAGGCTGTGGAGCAG GTTTATGGCTCCCATGGGCAGAGTGACCCAGAATGTCTGCGTCAGTCCTGCAGTTCTGTCATAGCTACCATGAACAAGATGGCTACTGCCATGCAAGAAGGAGAGTATGATGGTGACAAACCTCAGTGCAAG ACCACCCCTGTTGAGATGAGAGCAGCCACCGTCAGGGCCGAGATGACGGATGCTGAGGGTCTAGGAGTTAAACtagaagacagagagacagtaaTTAAGGAGCTCAAGAAGTCTCTCAAGATCAAG GGTGAGGAGCTGAGTGAAGCCAACGTTCGTCTGAGTCTGCTGGAGAAGAAGCTAGACACCTCCACCAAAGATGCAGATGAAAGAGTGGAGAAGATTCAGACCAAACTCAACGAGAATCTCGCCCtgttgaagaagaaagaaaa GGAATTTGAGGAAACAATGGATGCCCTGCAGGCTGATATCGACCAGCTGGAGGCGGAGAAGGCAGAGCTGAAACTACGCATCACGAACCAATCAAAGATGACCATCGAAGGCCTGAGAGGGTCACCTGCCTCTGGAATTGCCTCACTTGTTCAGGGTGTAGGAG GTGTTCCTCCATCCATAACCGGGCCAATGGAAGTGGTggactctcctctcctcagacaGCAGGTTGAGGTTCAGAGACTGGGCATTAAATGCCTcaagaatgaaaacaacagaCTCAAG GCAGAGAAGATGAGAGCCCAGCTGGCCTCTCTGCCTCCGCTCTGCCCCTCCAAACTGCCACAAGTGTCCAAAGAAAGTTCTATGCCTCCAGAGGGTCTGAACACTGGCATCTATCGTAGAACGGACCAACTGCTGGCGACACTGCTAAAGCTCAGTACAGAGTTTAAGGTGGTGGACATCACTGGGAAAACAGCAG TTAGTGCCAGTGCCCAGATGCTGGAGCAGACGGCTCGGCTGCAGAACCTCAGTGATGCTCTGGACAAACTCAAG GGAGAAGTAGCTGAACATGTAGTTTCATATCAGCCTGGAGCAAAGGCTTCCTCTGACTTTGCCACCTTCCCAGTCTCCTCCTTTGTTAAG GCTAAGCAAGAGAAGCAAGGAAAAACAGTGTTTGTAGGTCGTGTTTCCGTTCCATGCGCACGTGGACAGGAACAGGTCCACCGTCTCGTCctatcacagcagcagctgcagcaagtGCACTCCCTCCTTATGGCATAA